Proteins from a single region of Gorilla gorilla gorilla isolate KB3781 chromosome 16, NHGRI_mGorGor1-v2.1_pri, whole genome shotgun sequence:
- the STARD9 gene encoding stAR-related lipid transfer protein 9 isoform X4, producing the protein MPQLHSIFLSWDPSTTLPPRPDPTHQTSEKTSSEEHLLQAASYPARTGCLRKNGLHSSGHGQPCTARAALSRKGASATDTCLTMSPNSVGIQEMEMGVKQPHQMVSQGLASLRKSANKLKPRHEPKIFTSTTQTRVAKGLADPSHTQAGWRKEGNLGTHKAAKGASCNSLYPHGPRQTAGHGKAVKTFWTEYKPPSPSRASKRHQRVLATRVRNITKKSSHLPLGSPLKRQQNRRDPDTMVPLTDFSPVVDHSREKDNDLSDTDSNYSVDSLSCVYAKALIEPLKPEERKWDLPEPENSESDDSQLSEDSLAEKRYQSPKNRLGGNRPTNNRGQPRTRTRASVRGFTAASDSDLLAQTHRSFSLDSLIDAEEELGEDQQEEPFPGSADEIPTETFWHLDNSSLPVMDQEAICRLGPINYRTAARLDAVLPTSSSFYLDPQFQPHCELQPHCELQPHCELQPHCEQAESQVEPSYSEQADSLQGMQLSRESPLMSMDSWFSCDSKINPSSTPGIVGSLCPSPDMQEFHPCKGERPGYWPNTEELKPSDAEKVLPYSSKLHQGSTELLCSARDGHTASAADMSRLSLWGIQRLIQPGADGTFQGRCIPDMTQQGSSEASHNSSVSNVLAASATTLSHVGSTHERDWSALQQKYLLELSCPVLEAIGAPKPAYPYLEEDSGSLAQASSKGGDTLLPVGPAVSSNLNLNNFPIHLSRIRRLRAEKEQDSLNAKLEGVSDFFSTSEKEASYDETYSADLESLSASRSTNAQVFAAENAIPDSMTEACEVKQNLEECLQSCRKPGLMTSSDEDFFQKNACHSNVTTATKADHWSQGWAPLRKNSTVQPGQLSPDSHYPLEEEKTDCQESSKEAVRRHINVSFALPSGPELYLHSAPWNPLSSSLQPPLLETFYVTKSRDALTETALEIPACREVRVPSPPPREAWGFGHNHQALQGAYLKNNLPVLLQNQNSKIASSHQVTAEIPIDLNTREVIRESGKCPGNITEESHDSVYSSVTQNRHFLPSTSTKVCEFENQVVILNKKHSFPALEGGEVTAQSCCSASSDSTESGKSLLLFRESEAREEEELDQNTVLRQTINVSLEKDMPGESAVSLKSRSVDRRVSSPVMVAQDGGPTPKWEGKNETGLREKGLHPKDSSEEFKLPGTKPAYERFQLVACPQERNPSECKSQEMLNPNREPSGKKQNKRVNNTDEMARLIRSVMQLENGILEIESKQNKQVHASHTPGTDKKLVFQDQKEQEKTDHAFRPDSSGNPLPSKDQPSSPRQTDDTVFRDSEAGEMEVNSIGNHPQVQKITPNPFRSREGIRESEPVREHTHPAGSDRPARDIYDSLGKHTTCREFTNTSLHPQRMKALARALPLQPRLERSSKNNGQFVKASASLKGQPWGLGSLEELETVKGFQESQVAEHVSSSNQEEPKAEGKVEEMPMQRGGSLQEENKVTQKFPSLSQLCRDTFFSQETVSPLLSRTEFCTAPLHQDLSNTLPLNSPRWPRRCLHVPVALGISSLDCVLDLTMLKIHNSPLVTGVEHQDQSTETRSHSPEGNVRGRSSEAHTAWCGSVRSMAMGSHSQSGVPESIPLGTEDRISASTSPQDHGKDLRITLLGFSTSEDFASEAEVAVQKEIRVSSLNKVSSQPEKRVSFSLEEDNDQARKPRQKAEKETEDLGLTSGVSLAPVSLPRVPSPEPRLLEPSDHASMCLAILEEIRQAKAQRKQLHDFVARGTVLSYCETLLEPECSTRVGGRPQCKQIDQSSSDQTRNEGEAPGFHVASLSAEAGQIDLLPDERKVQATSLSADSFQSLPNTETDREPWDPVQAFSHAAPAQDRKHRTGELRQFAGASEPCICHSSSSEIIEKKKDATTTPSSADPLAPDSPRSSAPVEEVRRVVSKKVVAALSSQAPCDDLRVTLHELSQPVPQETAEGIPPGSQDGSPEHQEPRTLDTTYGEVSDNLLVTAQGEKTAHFESQSVTCDVQNSTSASGPKQDHVQCPEASTGFEEGRASPKQDTILPGALTRVELEAPTQQCVQCKESVGSGLTEVCRAGSKHSRPIPLPDQRPSANLEGIGEGAPCRHPREALDGPVFSRNPEGSRTLSPSRGKESRTLPCRQPCSSQPVATHAYSSHSSTLLCFRDGGLGKKPFKAAPHTIHPPCVVPSRAYEMDETGEISSRGPDVHLTHGLEPKDVNREFRLTESSTCEPSTVAAVLSRAQGCRSPSAPDVRTSSFSHSATDGSVGLIGVPEKKVAEKQASTELEAASFPAGMYSEPLRQFRDSSVGDQNAQVCQTNPGPPATTQGPHTLDLSEGSAESKLVAEPQHECLENTTRCFLEKPQFSTELRDHNRLDSQAKFVARLKHTCSPQEDSPWQEEEQHRDQASGGGEGFAQGVNPLPDEDGLDGCQILVAGREEVAVAQPPVSKILSQGFKDPATVSLRQNETPQPAAQRPGHLYTGREQPAPNHRGSLPVTTIFSGPKHSRSSPTPQFSVVSSSRSLQELNLSVEPPSPTDEDTQGPNRLWNPHLRAYSSGKSVARTSLQAEDSNQKASSRLDDGTTNHRHLKPATPPYPMPSTLSHMPTPDFTTGWMSGTLELAQQGKPEKLGVQVRPENWCSQMDKGMLHFGSSDISPYALPWRLEEPARISWKQYVSGSAVDVACSQKPQGLTLSNVARCSSMDNGLEDQNSPFHSHLSTYANIRDLSTTHSSTENAQGSNEAWEVFRGSSSIALGDPHIPTSPEGVAPTLGHDRRPQFRGPSGEADCLRSKPPLAEGGAAGPVDEIMLLYPSEAGCPVEQTRTNTFEQGTQTLGSRRHWSSTDISFAQPEASAVSAFDLASWTSMHNLSLHLSQLLHSTSELLGSLSQPDVARREQNTKRDIPDKAPQALMMDGSTQTTVDEGSQTDLTLPTLCLQTSEAEPQGANVILEGLGSDTSTVSQEEGDGPGVPQKREAEETAQKMAQLLYLQEESTPYKPQSPSIPSSHLRFQKAPLGRHLPSVSPSVSDAFLPPSSQPEESYCLVVSSPSPSSPHSPGLFPSTSEYPGDSRVQKKLGPTSVLLVDRASSPILTLSASTQEPGLSPGSLTLLAPSAHPVEGHQKLDSSPDPVGAPRTPMDNYSQTTDELGGSQRGRSSLQRSNGRSFLELHSPHSPQQSPKLQFSFLRQHPQQLQPRTTIGVQSRLLTPPLRHRNQRLGNSFVPEKVASPEHCPLSGREPSQWQSRTENGGESSASPGEPQRTLDRPPSWGGLQHLSPCPVSELTDTAGLRGSALGLPQACQPEELLCSSCQMCMAPEHQHHSLRDLPVHNKFSNWCGVQKGLPGGLDMTEEELGASGDLSSEKQEQSPPQPPNDHSQDSEWSKREQIPLQVGAQNLSLSVELTEAKLHHGFGEADALLQVLQSGTGEALAADEPVTSTWKELYARQKKAIETLRRERAERLGNFCRTRSLSPQKQLSLLPNKDLFIWDLDLPSRRREYLQQLRKDVVETTRSPESVSRSAHTPSDIELMLQDYQQAHEEAKVEIARARDQLRERTEQEKLRIHQQIISQLLKEEDKLHTLANSSSLCTSSNGSLSSGMTSGYNSSPALSGQLQFPENMGHTNLPDSRDVWIGDERGGHSAVRKNSAYSRRASLGSCCCSPSSLSSLGTCFSSSYRDLAKHVVDTSMADVMAACSDNLHNLFSCQATAGWNYQGEEQAVQLYYKVFSSTRHGFLGAGVVSQPLSHVWAAVSDPTLWPLYYKPIQTARLHQRVTNSISLVYLVCNTTLCALKQPRDFCCVCVEAKEVPALVGHLSVMAAQSVYDTSMPRPSRKMVRGEILPSAWILQPVTVEGKEVTRVIYLAQVELGAPGFPSQLLSSFIKQQPLVIARLASFLGS; encoded by the exons CATTTTCCTAAGTTGGGATCCCTCTACCACATTGCCACCTAGGCCTGACCCTACACACCAAACATCAGAGAAAACATCATCAGAAGAGCATTTGCTGCAGGCTGCTTCCTACCCTGCAAGGACAGGGTGTCTCCGCAAGAACGGCCTGCATTCCTCAGGCCATGGGCAGCCCTGCACAGCCAGAGCAGCCTTGTCCAGGAAGGGAGCCTCAGCTACAGACACTTGCCTCACCATGAGTCCCAACTCTGTTGGCATCCAGGAAATGGAGATGGGGGTTAAGCAGCCCCATCAGATGGTGAGCCAGGGCTTAGCATCTCTGAGGAAATCAGCTAACAAACTAAAGCCAAGGCATGAGCCAAAGATCTTCACCTCTACTACCCAGACCAGAGTGGCGAAGGGACTAGCAGACCCTAGCCACACACAAGCTGGGTGGCGAAAAGAAGGGAACCTTGGGACCCACAAGGCTGCTAAGGGAGCCAGTTGCAATTCCTTGTATCCTCATGGACCCAGGCAGACTGCTGGGCATGGAAAGGCAGTCAAGACTTTTTGGACAGAATACAAACCACCTTCTCCAAGCAGGGCATCAAAAAGGCATCAGAGGGTTCTGGCAACTAGGGTCAGAAATATTACCAAAAAGTCCTCTCACTTGCCTCTTGGCAGTCCTTTGAAGAGACAACAAAATAGAAGGGACCCAGACACCATGGTCCCACTCACAGATTTCAGCCCAGTAGTGGATCATTCAAGAGAAAAAGACAATGATTTATCTGACACAGATAGTAACTACTCAGTGGATTCTCTCTCATGTGTCTATGCCAAAGCCCTGATAGAGCCACTGAAGCCAGAGGAGAGGAAATGGGATTTACCAGAGCCAGAGAACTCTGAAAGTGATGACAGCCAACTATCTGAGGACTCATTGGCTGAGAAGAGGTACCAAAGCCCCAAAAACAGGCTAGGGGGCAATCGTCCCACCAACAATCGTGGCCAACCCAGGACCAGAACTAGAGCTTCTGTGAGGggcttcactgcagcctcagacagTGACCTACTTGCTCAAACTCACAGGAGCTTCTCCTTGGATAGTCTGATTGATGCTGAGGAAGAACTGGGGGAAGATCAGCAAGAAGAACCTTTCCCTGGTTCAGCTGACGAGATACCCACAGAGACTTTTTGGCACCTGGACAACTCTAGTCTGCCTGTAATGGACCAAGAGGCAATATGCAGGCTTGGTCCCATCAACTACAGAACAGCAGCTAGGCTGGATGCCGTCCTGCCAACGAGCAGTTCGTTTTACCTTGATCCTCAGTTCCAACCCCATTGTGAGCTCCAACCCCATTGTGAGCTCCAACCCCATTGTGAGCTCCAACCCCATTGTGAGCAGGCTGAATCACAGGTAGAGCCAAGCTACTCTGAACAAGCCGACTCTCTTCAAGGCATGCAGCTTTCAAGAGAGAGCCCACTGATGTCCATGGATTCCTGGTTTTCCTGTGACTCTAAGATCAACCCCAGCAGCACCCCAGGAATAGTGGGTTCTTTATGTCCAAGTCCTGATATGCAGGAATTTCACCCCTGTAAGGGGGAGAGGCCTGGATACTGGCCAAATACTGAGGAACTAAAGCcatcagatgcagaaaaggttCTGCCATACAGCTCCAAACTGCACCAAGGCAGTACTGAGCTCCTCTGCAGTGCAAGAGATGGGCacacagcctctgctgctgatatgTCTAGGCTGTCTCTCTGGGGAATTCAAAGGCTTATTCAACCAGGAGCTGATGGCACCTTTCAGGGTAGATGTATCCCTGACATGACCCAGCAGGGCAGCTCTGAAGCATCCCACAATTCTAGTGTATCAAACGTGCTGGCTGCCTCTGCCACCACCTTGAGTCATGTAGGCAGCACCCATGAAAGGGATTGGTCTGCCCTTCAGCAAAAGTACCTCCTTGAACTCTCTTGTCCTGTTTTGGAGGCCATAGGAGCACCCAAGCCAGCTTACCCCTACCTTGAGGAAGACTCTGGTTCCCTGGCCCAAGCTTCTAGCAAAGGAGGAGATACTCTATTGCCAGTTGGCCCTGCGGTATCTAGCAATCTGAATCTCAACAACTTTCCAATCCATCTGTCCAGAATCAGGCGTTTGAGGGCAGAGAAAGAACAGGACAGTTTAAATGCCAAATTAGAAGGTGTTTCAGATTTCTTTAGCACTAGTGAGAAAGAGGCGAGTTATGACGAAACTTATTCGGCAGACTTAGAATCGTTGTCTGCTTCTCGATCTACAAATGCACAGGTCTTTGCAGCAGAGAACGCGATACCAGATTCCATGACAGAAGCATGTGAAGTCAAGCAGAACTTGGAAGAATGCCTTCAGAGTTGCAGGAAACCTGGACTGATGACTTCCTCTGATGAGGATTTTTTCCAGAAGAACGCTTGTCACAGTAATGTCACTACAGCCACCAAAGCAGACCATTGGTCCCAAGGCTGGGCTCCTCTCAGGAAAAATAGTACAGTCCAGCCAGGGCAATTAAGTCCCGACAGCCACTACCCACtagaggaagagaagacagatTGCCAGGAGAGCTCTAAGGAAGCAGTTAGAAGACACATAAATGTTTCCTTTGCCCTTCCTTCAGGTCCAGAGCTATACCTTCACTCTGCTCCCTGGAATCCATTGTCATCTTCCCTGCAGCCCCCACTCTTGGAAACATTCTATGTGACCAAAAGCAGGGATGCCCTGACAGAAACTGCCTTAGAGATTCCAGCTTGCAGAGAAGTAAGGGTACCTTCCCCACCCCCCAGGGAAGCCTGGGGCTTTGGTCACAACCACCAAGCTCTCCAAGGTGCttatttgaagaataatttgCCAGTGCTGTTACAAAACCAGAATTCTAAGATTGCCTCATCTCATCAGGTCACAGCTGAGATACCAATTGATCTGAATACCAGGGAAGTCATCAGAGAATCAGGTAAATGCCCTGGAAATATTACAGAAGAAAGCCATGATTCAGTTTATTCTTCTGTTACTCAGAACAGACATTTTCTCCCCTCCACCAGCACAAAAGTATGTGAATTTGAAAACCaagttgtaattttaaataaaaaacacagtTTTCCAGCACTTGAGGGAGGAGAGGTCACTGCTCAGTCCTGTTGCAGTGCTTCCTCAGACAGCACTGAGTCCGGGAAGTCTCTCCTCCTCTTTCGTGAATCTGAGGCACGAGAGGAAGAAGAGCTGGATCAGAATACAGTTCTGAGGCAGACCATCAATGTAAGCCTTGAGAAAGACATGCCAGGGGAAAGTGCTGTTTCTTTGAAATCCAGATCAGTAGATCGTAGAGTAAGCAGCCCAGTGATGGTGGCCCAGGATGGTGGCCCAACCCCTAAGTGGGaagggaaaaatgaaactggGCTTCGTGAAAAAGGTCTTCATCCCAAAGATAGCTCAGAAGAGTTTAAGCTTCCAGGTACAAAGCCTGCATATGAAAGGTTCCAGTTAGTTGCATGCCCTCAGGAAAGAAACCCCAGTGAATGCAAGTCACAAGAAATGTTAAATCCCAACAGAGAACCTTctggaaagaaacagaataaaagagTTAATAATACTGATGAAATGGCTAGGCTAATTAGGAGTGTAATGCAGCTGGAAAATGGCATCTTAGAAATTGAATCTAAGCAGAATAAGCAGGTTCATGCTTCCCACACACCAGGTACCGATAAGAAGTTGGTGTTCCAGGACCAGAAGGAGCAGGAGAAGACTGACCATGCCTTTAGGCCAGACAGCTCTGGAAACCCTTTGCCCTCTAAGGATCAGCCATCTTCTCCAAGACAGACAGATGATACTGTCTTTAGGGATAGTGAAGCTGGAGAGATGGAGGTTAACAGCATTGGGAACCATCCCCAGGTCCAGAAAATCACCCCGAACCCCTTCAGGTCAAGGGAAGGTATACGAGAGAGTGAACCTGTGAGAGAGCACACCCACCCAGCTGGATCAGACAGACCTGCCAGGGATATTTATGATTCTTTAGGGAAACACACAACTTGCAGAGAGTTCACCAACACTTCTCTTCACCCACAGAGAATGAAAGCATTGGCTAGAGCTCTGCCATTGCAACCCAGGCTAGAGAGGTCTTCTAAGAATAATGGCCAGTTTGTAAAAGCATCAGCAAGTCTCAAAGGGCAGCCTTGGGGCTTAGGAAGTCTTGAGGAATTGGAGACTGTGAAAGGTTTTCAGGAAAGCCAAGTAGCTGAACACGTAAGTAGTTCCAACCAAGAAGAGCCAAAAGCTGAAGGTAAAGTTGAAGAAATGCCTATGCAAAGGGGAGGCAGCctgcaggaagaaaataaagtgacTCAGAAATTTCCTAGTCTCAGCCAGCTTTGTAGGGACACGTTTTTCAGCCAGGAAACTGTCAGCCCGTTACTAAGCCGGACAGAATTCTGTACAGCTCCTCTTCACCAAGACCTGAGTAATACCTTGCCCTTGAATTCTCCAAGGTGGCCAAGAAGGTGTCTTCATGTACCTGTTGCTCTAGGCATCTCTTCACTTGACTGTGTGCTGGATCTCACAATGTTGAAAATTCATAACAGTCCCTTGGTAACTGGAGTAGAGCATCAGGACCAGAGTACGGAGACCAGAAGCCACAGCCCCGAAGGAAATGTTAGAGGGCGTTCCTCTGAGGCACACACTGCCTGGTGTGGGTCTGTGCGATCCATGGCCATGGGATCTCATAGTCAATCTGGTGTACCAGAGAGCATTCCTCTGGGGACAGAGGACAGGATCTCAGCAAGCACCAGCCCCCAAGACCATGGAAAGGACCTCAGAATCACCTTGCTGGGTTTCAGTACCAGTGAAGATTTTGCTTCTGAAGCCGAGGTGGctgtacaaaaagaaataagagtcAGTTCACTGAACAAGGTCTCTAGCCAGCCTGAAAAGAGGGTCAGCTTCTCCTTGGAAGAGGATAATGACCAagccaggaagccaaggcagaaggcagagaaggagacTGAGGACCTCGGACTGACCAGCGGTGTTTCCTTAGCACCTGTTTCCCTGCCGAGGGTGCCCAGTCCAGAGCCTAGGCTGTTGGAGCCCTCTGACCATGCATCCATGTGCCTGGCCATCTTGGAGGAGATCAGACAGGCAAAGGCCCAGAGAAAGCAGCTTCATGACTTTGTGGCCAGGGGCACAGTCCTTTCTTACTGTGAAACTTTACTAGAACCCGAATGTTCTACAAGGGTTGGTGGCAGGCCTCAGTGTAAACAAATAGACCAGTCATCATCAGACCAGACCAGGAATGAGGGTGAAGCACCGGGATTTCATGTGGCATCTCTATCTGCTGAAGCAGGGCAGATAGATCTGTTACCTGATGAGAGGAAAGTCCAGGCCACATCTCTGTCTGCAGACAGCTTTCAATCTCTGCCCAATACGGAAACTGACAGAGAGCCATGGGATCCTGTGCAGGCTTTCTCCCATGCTGCTCCTGCTCAAGACAGAAAACATCGTACTGGAGAACTGAGGCAGTTCGCGGGAGCAAGTGAACCATGTATATGTCACTCTAGTTCTTCTGAAAtcatagagaaaaagaaagatgcaacCACAACACCTTCCTCGGCTGATCCTTTGGCCCCAGACAGTCCTCGTTCTTCAGCACCTGTGGAGGAGGTCAGGAGGGTAGTATCAAAGAAGGTAGTGGCTGCCTTATCTTCTCAGGCGCCTTGTGATGATCTTAGAGTGACTCTGCATGAGCTAAGTCAGCCTGTTCCGCAGGAGACTGCAGAGGGCATACCCCCTGGCAGTCAGGACGGCAGCCCAGAGCATCAGGAACCCAGAACTCTAGACACCACATACGGAGAAGTTTCAGATAATTTGTTAGTGACGGCACAGGGAGAAAAAACAGCCCATTTTGAAAGTCAGTCTGTGACCTGTGATGTTCAGAATTCTACAAGTGCCTCAGGGCCTAAGCAAGACCATGTCCAGTGCCCTGAGGCTTCTACTGGCTTTGAAGAAGGTAGGGCAAGTCCCAAACAAGATACCATTCTGCCTGGAGCTCTGACAAGGGTTGAACTGGAAGCTCCCACACAGCAGTGTGTGCAGTGTAAGGAGAGTGTTGGGTCTGGGTTGACAGAAGTCTGCAGGGCTGGCAGCAAACATTCCAGGCCAATTCCACTGCCAGATCAAAGACCAAGCGCAAATCTTGAGGGAATTGGGGAGGGAGCCCCATGCAGACACCCAAGGGAAGCTTTAGATGGCCCTGTCTTCTCAAGGAACCCTGAAGGCAGCAGAACTCTCAGCCCGTCTAGAGGAAAAGAGAGCAGAACTCTTCCTTGCCGACAGCCATGCAGTTCTCAACCTGTTGCTACTCATGCTTATTCCTCCCATTCCTCTACTTTACTGTGTTTTAGAGATGGTGGCCTAGGGAAGAAGCCTTTCAAGGCTGCCCCACATACTATCCACCCACCCTGTGTAGTACCTTCCAGGGCCTATGAAATGGATGAGACAGGAGAGATCTCCTCTAGGGGACCTGATGTGCACTTGACACATGGCCTTGAGCCCAAAGATGTTAACAGGGAATTTAGGCTAACAGAGAGTAGCACTTGTGAGCCTTCTACTGTGGCTGCTGTCCTATCTCGAGCTCAAGGCTGCAGATCCCCTTCTGCTCCTGACGTGAGGACAAGTTCCTTCAGCCACTCAGCTACTGATGGAAGCGTAGGGTTAATAGGGGTTCCTGAGAAAAAGGTTGCTGAGAAGCAAGCAAGCACAGAACTTGAGGCTGCCTCTTTCCCTGCAGGCATGTACTCTGAGCCTCTGAGGCAGTTTAGGGATAGCTCTGTAGGTGACCAGAATGCACAGGTGTGTCAAACCAATCCAGGACCACCTGCAACAACTCAGGGACCACACACCCTGGATTTAAGTGAAGGGTCTGCTGAGAGCAAGTTGGTGGCAGAGCCACAGCATGAATGTTTAGAAAATACCACTAGATGTTTTTTGGAAAAGCCACAATTTTCCACTGAGTTGAGGGATCACAATCGCTTGGATTCCCAAGCCAAGTTTGTAGCAAGGTTAAAACATAcctgcagcccccaggaagacAGTCCCTGGCAGGAAGAAGAGCAGCACAGAGACCAGGCTTCAGGTGGTGGAGAAGGCTTCGCCCAGGGTGTGAATCCCCTTCCTGATGAAGATGGCTTAGATGGCTGTCAGATTTTAGTTGCTGGGAGAGAGGAGGTGGCTGTGGCCCAGCCTCCTGTGTCCAAGATTTTATCACAGGGCTTCAAAGACCCAGCCACTGTGTCCTTGAGGCAAAATGAAACACCACAGCCTGCTGCTCAGAGGCCTGGCCACCTCTACACTGGCAGAGAGCAGCCAGCACCCAACCACAGGGGCTCACTTCCTGTGACTACAATCTTCTCTGGCCCCAAACACTCCAGGTCCTCCCCCACACCACAGTTCTCAGTTGTCAGCTCTTCTCGTTCTCTTCAGGAGCTGAACTTGAGTGTGGAGCCTCCTTCCCCTACAGACGAAGATACACAGGGGCCTAACAGATTGTGGAACCCACATCTCAGGGCCTATTCCTCAGGAAAGTCAGTGGCAAGAACATCTCTGCAGGCTGAGGACAGTAATCAGAAAGCCTCATCTCGCTTGGATGATGGGACTACCAATCACAGGCACCTGAAGCCTGCCACCCCTCCTTATCCAATGCCTTCCACTCTCTCACACATGCCAACCCCTGATTTCACGACCGGCTGGATGTCTGGTACTTTGGAACTAGCCCAACAGGGAAAGCCAGAGAAACTGGGTGTCCAGGTTAGGCCAGAAAATTGGTGCTCTCAGATGGACAAAGGAATGCTGCACTTTGGCTCCAGTGATATCAGTCCCTATGCGCTGCCGTGGCGTCTGGAGGAACCTGCGCGTATCAGCTGGAAGCAATATGTGTCTGGCAGTGCAGTCGATGTTGCCTGCAGCCAGAAGCCCCAGGGACTGACACTATCAAATGTGGCCCGGTGCTCCAGCATGGACAATGGCCTAGAAGACCAGAACTCCCCTTTCCACTCCCACCTCAGCACTTACGCCAATATTCGTGATCTGTCAACCACACACAGCAGCACTGAGAATGCCCAAGGTTCAAATGAGGCCTGGGAAGTATTCCGAGGGAGTTCTTCAATTGCCTTAGGAGACCCCCACATCCCGACGAGCCCTGAAGGAGTAGCCCCCACTTTGGGTCATGACAGAAGACCTCAGTTCAGGGGCCCTTCTGGTGAAGCAGACTGTCTGAGGAGTAAGCCCCCCTTGGCCGAAGGAGGTGCTGCAGGTCCAGTGGATGAGATTATGCTGCTGTATCCATCAGAGGCAGGCTGCCCTGTGGAACAGACCAGGACGAACACATTCGAACAGGGCACACAGACCCTCGGCAGCAGGCGCCACTGGAGCAGCACTGACATCTCCTTTGCTCAGCCTGAAGCCAGTGCAGTATCAGCCTTTGATCTGGCCTCATGGACCAGCATGCACAATCTGTCTCTCCACCTCTCACAGCTCCTGCACAGTACCTCAGAGCTGCTTGGGAGTCTCTCCCAGCCAGATGTGGCCAGAAGGGAGCAGAACACCAAGAGGGACATCCCAGATAAAGCCCCACAGGCCCTGATGATGGATGGCTCTACTCAGACCACTGTGGATGAGGGCAGCCAGACTGACCTCACCTTACCCACCCTGTGCCTCCAGACTTCAGAGGCTGAACCtcagggagccaatgtgatcCTTGAAGGGCTAGGCTCAGATACCTCGACTGTGTCTCAAGAAGAGGGAGATGGGCCAGGGGTACCtcagaagagagaggcagaggaaacagcacagAAAATGGCTCAGCTCCTGTATCTTCAGGAAGAAAGCACTCCCTACAAGCCCCAGAGCCCTTCAATACCCTCATCCCACTTGAGGTTTCAGAAAGCCCCCCTTGGGCGACATCTTCCTTCTGTGAGCCCCTCAGTTTCTGATGCTTTCCTGCCTCCCAGCTCCCAGCCAGAGGAGTCATATTGCTTAGTTGTCAGCAGTCCCAGTCCCAGCTCCCCTCATTCCCCAGGGCTCTTTCCCAGTACTTCCGAGTATCCTGGGGACTCCAGGGTCCAGAAGAAGCTGGGCCCCACAAGTGTTTTGTTGGTGGACAGGGCCTCCTCCCCAATCCTCACTCTTAGTGCCAGCACCCAAGAGCCGGGTCTTTCCCCAGGCTCTTTGACCCTCTTAGCCCCTTCAGCTCACCCTGTTGAAGGCCACCAGAAGCTTGACTCTAGCCCAGACCCTGTTGGTGCCCCAAGGACTCCAATGGATAATTATTCCCAAACCACTGACGAGTTAGGTGGTTCCCAGAGAGGTAGAAGTTCCTTACAAAGGAGTAATGGGAGGTCCTTCCTTGAGTTGCACTCCCCACACAGCCCACAGCAGAGTCCAAAACTCCAATTTAGTTTCTTACGGCAGCACCCTCAGCAGCTTCAGCCCAGGACAACTATCGGGGTCCAAAGCAGACTGCTGACGCCACCACTGAGGCACAGGAACCAAAGGCTGGGCAACAGCTTTGTGCCTGAGAAGGTGGCTTCCCCGGAGCATTGCCCACTGAGCGGTAGGGAGCCAAGTCAGTGGCAGAGCAGGACAGAAAATGGAGGTGAGAGTTCAGCATCTCCAGGGGAACCACAACGCACTCTGGACCGACCTCCTTCATGGGGAGGCCTCCAGCACCTCAGCCCCTGCCCTGTCTCTGAGTTGACTGATACTGCAGGGCTCCGAGGTTCCGCCTTGGGCCTCCCTCAGGCCTGCCAACCTGAGGAGTTACTGTGCTCCAGTTGCCAGATGTGCATGGCCCCTGAGCACCAGCACCACAGTCTGAGGGACCTCCCGGTGCATAACAAATTTAGTAACTGGTGTGGGGTTCAGAAGGGCTTACCTGGGGGGTTGGACATGACTGAGGAGGAGCTGGGGGCCAGCGGTGATCTCAGCTCTGAAAAGCAGGAACAGAGTCCCCCACAACCTCCTAATGACCACAGCCAGGATTCTGAGTGGTCCAAGAGGGAGCAGATCCCCCTGCAAGTTGGGGCCCAGAACCTCTCACTCAGCGTGGAACTCACAGAAGCGAAACTGCACCACGGCTTTGGGGAGGCTGATGCCCTGCTCCAGGTGCTGCAGAGTGGGACAGGGGAGGCGCTTGCTGCTGATGAACCTGTGACATCCACCTGGAAGGAGCTCTATGCACG GCAAAAAAAGGCCATTGAGACCCTCAGGAGAGAGCGGGCTGAGCGACTTGGGAACTTCTGCCGGACACGAAGCCTTAGCCCTCAGAAACAACTGAGCCTCCTGCCCAACAAAGATCTCTTCATCTGGGATCTTGACTTGCCCAGCAGACGCCGAGAATACCTGCAGCAACTGAGGAAGGATGTTGTGGAGACCACCAG GAGCCCAGAGTCAGTGTCAAGGTCGGCTCACACAC